Proteins encoded by one window of Cyanobacteriota bacterium:
- a CDS encoding S8 family serine peptidase, with translation MKKMIILSLAILLQIQNLAFASMDVANSRQPEFIPGHYIVTLKDSARNNATQLAKNYGLSLGHVYAHALNGFSAVVPDNKLAALTADPSIRSIEQDMIVYATAKPDKPGGKPGGGGSEPPSLQVLPTGIDRANADSSLTAAIDGIDTELNVDIAIIDTGVDLRHPDLNVVNDVNFTSNKNGNDDHGHGTHVAGTVAARDNELGVVGIAPGARIWAVKVLDRRGQGFLSNVIAGIDYVTAHASEIEVANMSLGGSGNDGSSSYHTAIINSVNAGVTYVVAAGNETDDAANHIPAAFDEVITVSAIADSDGQSGGLGSNTSYGADDSFASFSNYGADVDIAAPGVNIYSTWKGQSYNAISGTSMASPHVAGAAALYLVNNPAASPAQVKTALINAASVGSFTGDTDGFAEPLLNVGSL, from the coding sequence ATGAAGAAAATGATTATATTGTCGTTGGCAATTTTACTGCAAATACAAAATCTGGCTTTTGCATCTATGGATGTAGCTAACTCGAGACAACCCGAATTTATACCAGGACACTATATTGTCACACTAAAAGATAGCGCCAGAAATAATGCGACACAACTAGCAAAAAATTATGGACTCTCACTAGGACATGTTTATGCACACGCACTTAATGGTTTTAGTGCAGTGGTACCCGATAATAAATTAGCTGCTCTTACAGCAGATCCTTCTATAAGATCTATTGAACAAGACATGATCGTTTATGCAACTGCTAAGCCAGACAAACCAGGTGGTAAACCAGGCGGCGGCGGTTCTGAACCTCCTTCACTACAAGTCTTACCGACAGGAATTGATAGAGCTAATGCTGATTCAAGTTTGACTGCAGCTATTGATGGAATTGATACCGAGCTCAATGTTGATATCGCAATTATAGATACTGGTGTTGACTTAAGACATCCTGATCTCAATGTTGTTAATGACGTTAATTTCACCAGCAATAAAAATGGTAATGATGATCACGGACACGGTACACATGTAGCAGGTACTGTTGCAGCCAGAGACAATGAACTAGGAGTCGTAGGAATTGCTCCAGGCGCAAGAATTTGGGCAGTTAAAGTACTTGATAGACGGGGACAGGGATTTCTCTCTAATGTAATAGCTGGTATCGATTATGTTACAGCTCACGCCTCCGAAATAGAAGTTGCCAATATGAGTCTTGGTGGAAGCGGCAATGATGGTTCTTCTTCTTACCATACTGCAATCATTAATTCAGTTAACGCAGGAGTAACTTATGTAGTCGCTGCTGGTAATGAAACTGATGATGCTGCTAATCACATTCCAGCTGCTTTTGATGAAGTGATAACTGTTTCTGCGATTGCTGATTCCGACGGTCAATCAGGTGGACTTGGATCGAATACTTCTTATGGAGCTGATGATAGTTTCGCTAGCTTTAGTAACTACGGAGCTGATGTAGATATCGCTGCTCCAGGTGTCAATATTTATTCAACTTGGAAAGGTCAAAGTTATAACGCTATCAGCGGAACTAGTATGGCTAGCCCGCATGTCGCTGGTGCTGCAGCATTGTATCTAGTAAACAATCCAGCAGCAAGTCCAGCACAAGTCAAAACAGCTTTGATTAATGCAGCTAGTGTAGGTTCATTCACTGGTGATACTGATGGTTTTGCAGAGCCATTGCTTAACGTGGGGTCACTTTAG